A segment of the Rhodothermales bacterium genome:
ACGACGCGGAGCCCCTTGCGGGCCAGCAGCAGGACGGTCAGTACGATAACGATCGCAACGACGTGCGACACATCGAGAAACAGCGATTGGATCATCCGAGCAACCTCCGTTCGACACAGGCGCGGGTGAGATGCGGCAATAAAAAGCGATCGATGGCGAGCACGCCCTGCTCGCGTTCAACGACCCACCCGAGCCGCTGCAGCGCGTGCATTTCATGCCGCAGCAGCGTCTCGTCCAGCGAACTGATGCGGTGCAGCCGCTCGCCGGTGAGCGTGCCGTGCAGCAGCAAATGGACGACGATCGCCCTCTGGATCGGGGACAGCGTGTCGACGACTGACGCGTCTGGCGGGGACAGCGGCGCTACGGCGATCCCTTCTGCCCCGACCCGGTCGATGGCGACGATCCATGCGTGCAGCGCCGCGCCCACGTTGCCACGGGCATAATCGAAGAGGCTGGTGAACAGGCGGGCGAGCGTCCAGGCGGATACCCGATCCTCGGGCTCGCCGTCGATGGTGAAGGTCATGCCGGCCGAGCGATGGCGCAGCAGGATGACGTTCTTGATCTGTTCGGCATTCGACGGCGAACGGGTGACGATATCCAGAAACAGACCCGAAACCGGGTGGATGCGGTCGATCAGCTTGAACGCATGCACATTGGCGTTGATCAAAAAGAAGCACTGGCGGCCATAGCGTTCCATCCACCCGGCGATCAGGGCGAGCGCCGCCGTGCCGTCCGGACTCCGCTCCCACCACCGTTCGAGGTCATTGAGGATGAGCACGCTCTGCGCCGGCAGCTGCGCGAACCCCTCCTCGAGCGTGCCGGCGATCCCGAGGGCGCGCTTCAGCTCGCGTTCGAGGATGACCGGATCGCACGTCCCGCCGGGGACCGGATTGAGATGGAAGATGGCGTCGCGTTTGAAATAGGTCTGCGCCACCAGCTGGCACAGGGCGGTCTTGCCCGAATACGCCTCCCCGAGCACCAGCAGGCCGCCGTGTACCCCGCGCGTCCAACGGTCGACCGCCTGATGCGCCCGTTCGATCTGAGGCTCGGCGCCCACCCAGAATTCCTGGGTGATGTTGGGGAGATCGAGAAACAGTTGCCGGTAGTAGAGCGGCAGGCCGCGCATGACCGTCGCGTCCGGCGATACGGCATCCACCAGCCGGAGGCCTTCGTGGGCGGCTGCGCCCAGGTACGGATCGGCTTCCTGGAGCTGCCGGGCGAAGAGCACGCCCTCGCTGCGGCTGTAGAGCAGGCGGACGAGCCCGTCGCGGACCATGTGATGCGCGCGCTCCCACGTGGCGCGAAAACGCGACTGGATCTGCCGGCCGGTGTGCCCGCGCACGTAGCGCTGCAGATCCCCTTCGGTGCGCGTGATGGTGTACGGATTGAGCTGCTGGACAGCCGTATCCAGGCGCGAGCCGATCAACGCGACCAGCCCGTCGCTCTCGTGCTCCAGCTGGGTCAATTGCGCCTGAAGCCGCTCTAGCCCTTTCTGGAGCAGCGGGTTTACGGCGGCTTCCACCTCGCCGGCATCGGTCAGTCCGGGTTCCTCATCCACATGAAAGGACACCAGCCGCATCACATCCTGCGCGATGGCGAACAGGCGCTGGGCCTTCCCCGGCCAATCGGCGAGTTCGTCGTTGATCGGACCGAGCAGTTCCATCTCCACAATGTAGTCCACAACGCGGCGCAGGGACACCGTGATGATATCGACATCGTCGAGCGGGCGATCGACAAGCAGTTGCACGGCCTGTTCGGAGAGGGTGCGGACCGACTCCGGCAACTCCTCGACGGCCGCGCGAACATCGGCCACGAATTGCTGGTGGATACCTTTCAGATCAAACGTCGCCGGCACCGAGAACGCCGGCCGGATCCGCGTTCCCGCATCCGATCGCAGGGACGCCAGCGCGGCATGCACCTCCTTCTCCATATCGCGAACGGGCCGCGCGAGGTTGTTCTGGAGCGAAAGCGCCACTTCCTCCTGGTACCGCTGCGCGATGGTCCGAAGCCGCATCTGAAACGAGATCAACTGGATGCCCAGCGCGGCGCGCGTCATGAGCAGACGCTGGTTTTCTTCCCAGTGACGCGGCGCATCGAGCAGGGCGGCGGAGAGGCGGTCCTGCTCCGCCCGGTCGCGCTGCTGCCGGCCGGATCCGGTATGCACTTCCGAAGCGATATCCTGAACGAGTTCACGCGCGCCGAGCCGCAGGGCCTCCTGAATCCGGCGGTGCTGCTGCTGGTATCCGCCGAGAAGGTCGCTCCACGCGGACTGGATGTGATCCTGCTCCGCGCTCAGCGCGGCAACGGCGTCCCCTTCCTCGATGCGCAGCGCAACCCGGTGCAGCGCGTCGAACGCGTTCTGGAGCAGCACGAGGGTCTGCTCCGAGAACGCATGCACTGCCCTGCCGGTCTCTTCCACCTGCTTGAGGATAAGACGCTGGAGCGCTTCCGTACCGCGCGCCTCGACGAGGTCTCGAAAGGGAATGACGACGGTCCGTGAACGGTTCGTCAGTCGCTCGATCAGGGAGGGATGTTCGCCCGCCGGCAGGCGATCAACCGGGCGCTGCAACTCTTCCGGAGTCTGACGGACCAGATTGCGAACCAGCGATCGCTCTTTCACGAGGGCGGTTTCGAGCAGCCGCTGCTGGATGGGAAGCTGTTCCTCCATGAAGCTTGCCAGCTCGTCCCGCAGGTGAAACGCGAGTGAGGCCTGGGTTCGCTGGATCGTTCGCCGGGCGCGTGGACGGTCCTGCTTGTCGAGGCCCCGGGCGAGCGCCTCGAGCGACCGTTTGATCGCACCGCTCACCGAGACGCCGAGGTCGCGGTGCATCTCTCCGATCGCGGCCAGCGCCGGGTCCGCCAGCTCGCTGGTGATCGCTTCGATCCCGTCGCCGGCATGTTGGACCGCCCAGCGCAGCGTCTCATCTTCCGGCAACTGCAGCGCCGGCAGTTCGGTGACGGCCGGCGGAAGCGCCTTCGCCTCATCCACCCCACGGGGCGAGGTATCGATGCCCACCGACAGGTCGTTGAAGAACGTGGAGGCGCGCACGAGCAGCACCGTACCCAGCCGTTCGAGCAGCCGGTCGGCGTCTTCCATATAGGCCGACGCGTTTTGCGTCGACAGCGCCGGCATGCCGATAATGGTCAGATCGCTCTTCGCGGATTCGTATCCGATGATCTCGTGGATCGGCTTCCGGCCCACGACATTGTTGATCACCTGCGCGCGGCCCTGGATGCGGAACGACTCCAGGATGCCGTCCATCCGGCTCTGGATGGCGTTGCTGTACGCCGTGTCCCCCTCGTTGATCACCAGAAAGCGGATGCTCGCGCCGGCCCAGGTATCCGAACTGGTCAGGAAACGGATCAGCGCCAGCGTGAGCGAAATGTTATTGTTGCCGCCGCGCCACCACACGTCAATCGTCTGCTGCGCACCGTAGCCCCGCTCGCGGTCGATATCCAGCAACAGCAGGTTCAGATCGAGTTCGGCGTACCGGCGCAACAGCGCGACGAAGCGCTCCGGATCCCGACTGTTGCCGGCCCACCCCATGATCACCGCGTTGGGTTCGACGCCGGAAAAGCCGTGGTAGGTCGCGATGGCCTCCATCGCCTCGTACGCATCGGGGCATTCGAGCCGGCGGGAGAAGATGCCGGCCTCCACCTCCGCCTGGTCGTCGAGCACCTGCGAAACGCGGGGTTTTAGGCGATCGGACTGCGCATTGACGACCAGATCGAAGTTTGAGAGCAAGCCGCGCCGGTGTACCAGCCACGTCGCCAGCGCCATCATCGGGTCGCGCGCGTGCGTGCCGAAGCTGAACAGCAAGATGTTCGGTCGCCAGTTCCGTTCGTGCACGTCGCTGCGGGCGAGGCGCTGCAGGCCGGCACGCAGCAGCGAGGACCAGAACCCTTCCCACGTATCTCCGCTCTCCAGGGTGAGCTCCTTCCGCTTCAGGTACAGGAACACCAGCCCCAGCAGCACCGACGCGCCGATCATCGCGACGAAATCCAGCTGGATCATCACGACAAAACAGGCCAGGGCGCCGAGCAGACTGACGACACGGGGGATCCTGAAGTCCGGCCGGAAGTCCGGGCTCGCCCAGCTTTCGATGTAGCAGCTAAGGTTGAGGAAGCCGTACGTCGTGATGAAGAACATCGACACGATGCGCGCGATGACATCGAGTTCGCCGATGAGGATGCCGGCCTCCGCGATGATGAACGTCAGGATGAGGGCGTTGCGCGGTTCGTTTTCCTTCCCATAGCCGGCCGCAAAAAATTTGTGCACCACCCGGTCCGACGCCGTCGCCTGCAGGATGCGCGGCGCGCCGAGGATGCTGCCCAGCGCCGAGCTGATCGTCGCCCCCCAGATACCCGCCACGACCGCCGGCGCGAACAGTGCCATATCCAGCAGCACGTTCGGGTTGTTGATCAGCTGGTCCGCGCTCACGGTGAACGAGAAGTAGGCGGCCAGACCGATGTAGACGACCAGACCAACGCCGATCGCCCAGATCGTGCCCGAGGGGATGGACTTCTTCGCATCCTGGAGATCGCCGGACATCGAGACGCCGGCCTCGAACCCCGTCACCGCCGGGAAAAAGATGCCGAAGAGTACGATAAACGGCGCCGCGGTGGGCAGGCTATCGAGGAGCGGCGCCGCCGGCGCGAAGTCGTGCTGGCCGAAGAAGATGGACAGCAGCGAGAGCACGATGGCGGCCATGATGAAGAATTGCATCTTCAGCGCCAGCGCCGTGCTGATCAGCGTCACGGCCGTGACCACGACCAGGGTAATGCTGCCGGCAAACCGGATCGCATTCTTCGAGACCTCCCACCCCCAGTAGCTCAGAAAGCTCTCTGAAAACCCGATGACGTACAGGCTCACGCTGAACGAAAGGCCGACGAACAGCGCCAGCCCCAGCGTCCCGCCGATCGGCAGACCCAGGCTCCGCGAGAGCATGTAGTAGGTCCCGCCAGCCTGGACTTTTTTGTCGGTGGCGATCGACGCCACGCTCAACCCGGTGGCTACGGAGATGAGGTGCGCGACGAGGATGATGCCGACGGTCGTCCACAACCCCGCCTGCCCCACGATCGAGGGCAGGCGCAGGTACATAATGACGCCGAGGATGGTCAGAATCGAGGGCGTAAAGACACCGCCGAAGGTGCCGAATTTCTTTGCGGTTGGCATATTCGCGAGGCGCTTTCAATGCCCCGACCCGGGGAAATCCGGACGGGCGCGTGCATCATAATAGCGTTTTCCGAAACGGAAAGGCGCGGCGCCCCGGATGCGCGTCCGCCTACAGCGTCTCTTCCTCCGGGTACGCCTTCTTTTCGCGATACGGCATGAACGGGATCCGGAGCAAGGTGCCGACGCGGCCGGCTTCCGGCTCCGCCATGTGCGTGTCCACCCCGTACACCAGCCGGCGGTTATCCGCCGTCCTGAAGGTCCCGAACAGCCGGTCCCAGAAGCTGAAGATGTTGCCGAAGTTCGAGTCGGTGTAGGGCATCCGGTAGTGATGGTGGACCCGGTGCATGTTCGGCGTGCAGAACACTGTCACGAGCGCGTTGTCGAGCCAGGCCGGCATGCGTACGTTGGCGTGGTTGAACTGGGTCAGCACCACCGACATCGTCTGGTACATAAACACCATCCACATCGGCGCGCCGACGATAAACACCGCCAGGGTGGTGAACACGAACCGGAACACGCTCTCGCCGGGATGATGCCGGTTCGCCGTCGTGGTGTCGACGTGCTGGTCCGTGTGGTGCACCAGATGGAAACGCCACATCCATTTCACGCGATGCTCCACATAGTGCACGAGCCACGCCCCGATGAGGTCGAGCAACAGGATGCCCACCAGGGTGAAGAGCCAGAGCGGCATCGCGACCCACTGGATCAGCCCGAACCCGTTCGCCACCACCCAGTCCGACGACTTCACCAGCAAAAACGCCATCGAAAAATTGACGACGATGGTGGTGAGGGTAAAAAACAGGTTGACGCCGGCGTGCCGCCATTTCCGGTAATCGGCGGCAAAAAGCGGCGCCGCGCTCTCGATCAGCCAGAAGACCGTCAGCC
Coding sequences within it:
- a CDS encoding sterol desaturase family protein; protein product: MESIVDYFANMPTSHRTLFLVGGLTVFWLIESAAPLFAADYRKWRHAGVNLFFTLTTIVVNFSMAFLLVKSSDWVVANGFGLIQWVAMPLWLFTLVGILLLDLIGAWLVHYVEHRVKWMWRFHLVHHTDQHVDTTTANRHHPGESVFRFVFTTLAVFIVGAPMWMVFMYQTMSVVLTQFNHANVRMPAWLDNALVTVFCTPNMHRVHHHYRMPYTDSNFGNIFSFWDRLFGTFRTADNRRLVYGVDTHMAEPEAGRVGTLLRIPFMPYREKKAYPEEETL